The window ATTATCAAAGGTTATGTCGAAACCCTCGCAGACGGGGCTATCGATGAACCTAAAACCGCCCGGAAATTCATCGGGATCATGCAAAAACACACCGAACGCCTTGCCGTACTAATTGAAGACATGCTCGAGCTTTCGCGAATCGAATCAGGCCGTTTGGATATCCGTCTAGAAATGGTCAAGGTACAGCCCATACTCCTGCGGGTGATCCAATCTTTTCATTCCCTGACAGACCGCAAAAAAATCAATATCTTTTCAAAGGCTAATCCCGGGAATATCGAATGGAAAGTGGATTCAAATTTGATTGAAAGGGTGATTTTTAACCTCGTGGATAATGCGATTAAATATTCCCCTGATGGCGGGGAAATCAGGATTGAAACAACGGTTAATGACCGGGATTTCCTATTTTCCATCTCCGATAACGGGCCCGGCATTCCCAAAGAAAGTATGGAGCACCTTTTTGAGCGCTTTTACCGAGTGGACAAATCCCGTTCTAACGACTCGGGGGGGACAGGCCTGGGGTTAAGTATTGCCAAACATATTATCGAAAACCACAAAGGACGTATCTGGGTGGAGAGTACATACGGTAAAGGAGCTGCTTTCTCTTTTACAATACCTCGTTCCTAGAAAATAGTCTGGACGTATTTCTGTAAAATGTGAGATGATAAAACTAAATGATAGGAGAGATTTTTCTTTGAATAATATCCAAGCACATAGTTTGAGCGAAATCAGGAAAGTGGTTCGAAAACTCACAAGTGGACATCATTTGGGGGTACTCAGTTGTGTTGATCCCTTTGGCCGCCCTCATTCATCCTGGATGGGCACCGTTTATGCCGAAGATTACCAGACAATCGTCGCTATTTCCTCACCCGAAGGCCGCAAGGTCAAATATATCGAGCAAAATCCACAAGTGGAGTGGATGGTCGCGGATGAACAATTATTCCACGTCGTTTATTTCAAAGGGGTCGCCCGGATTATGGAAGACGCTGCGGAAATTAAAAAAGCATGGAATGATATTCCTGACAAAAGCCGCTCTTATTTCCTTCGTTTTCAGGATCGTGGGGTCGGATTCAAGATTATTGAGACAAAAGTTAAAAGTGTCGAATACCGGGTCCCCACGGAAAATATCTTTGTAGAGGTTGCGGTTTCTGATCTGGCATGATAACCTTCCGGGAGATTTATGGATGTTCAAACCGCTGTATTATGTGATAGTGCTGCCGATTATGGCGGGAAACTTTGTGTTTTAGGGGCTTTCGACACGATTTGGGCTCGGCAATTCCCCGCAGTCCATCCATTTTGTTCAGTAGCCATCAGGGTTGTCTTCCGTGATGTCGATGCGGGCAAACATAATATGAAGATCCAGATGATCGATGATGATGGACGTAATCTTGTCCCTCCTATCGAGGGTGAGATCAATATTCAACTACCCGAAAATGTATTTTTCCTGAGCCAGAATTTTGTGCTGAATCTCCAGCAATTCAAGATCGACCAAGCGGGACAATATTCCGTCGATGTCAGTATGGATAAACATATCATTGCCCGCATTCCCCTGCAAGTCATCAAGGTCGATCAAATCCCGCCTTTCCACCATCCGCCCAAAGATTCAGGTTTTGAGTAATGCCTAGACTAGTCTCATGCGATAAAAATCAGGTTTGTCGCTCGCGCGCAATTTGCTATTGATTAACTCTCCCATTGGCGCGTGATTTTTTAGGACTCACGGTGTACCGGGCCCATTATTATGGAATTCACCTCAATCAAGCGTCCAAGGAATGTCGGCTGGGTACGTGCAGCGGCCTTGCTTTATGGTGATTGGGGTACCAGTAAGGCCTATGTTATCGGTATCGGGTTTGCTTTGGCTGGATATGCGGCTTTACCCCATCTTTTGGCGGTAGTCCTGCTGACAGCCATCGTGGGCATTAATTATATATGGGTCTGTAAATGTTTTCCCAACGGGGGAGGGGTTTATTCCGCCGCACG of the Verrucomicrobiota bacterium genome contains:
- a CDS encoding pyridoxamine 5'-phosphate oxidase family protein; the protein is MSEIRKVVRKLTSGHHLGVLSCVDPFGRPHSSWMGTVYAEDYQTIVAISSPEGRKVKYIEQNPQVEWMVADEQLFHVVYFKGVARIMEDAAEIKKAWNDIPDKSRSYFLRFQDRGVGFKIIETKVKSVEYRVPTENIFVEVAVSDLA